One region of Chloroflexota bacterium genomic DNA includes:
- a CDS encoding NYN domain-containing protein: MRTNVYVDGFNLYYRVKGTPYKWLDLSTLCRLVLPKHLIVNRIRYFTAIVRATPNDPRKPQRQAIFIRALQTIPNLTVHYGQFLSHCKRMALANPPLGGPQTVEVIKTEEKGSDVNLATWLLFDCFRNEYDVAVVISNDSDLVEPIKIVRYEFGREVGVVNPQKYRTSFELAKIASFCRKIRDNALKSSQFPPVLTDAHGSFSKPAEW; encoded by the coding sequence ATGAGAACCAACGTTTATGTGGATGGTTTTAATCTATATTACCGTGTGAAAGGCACCCCGTACAAATGGCTTGATCTGTCGACTCTTTGTCGACTGGTTCTACCTAAACATCTTATCGTTAATCGTATTAGATATTTCACAGCCATAGTTCGGGCAACACCAAATGATCCCCGTAAGCCTCAACGCCAGGCTATTTTCATTCGCGCTTTGCAGACCATACCTAATCTCACTGTACACTATGGGCAATTTCTTTCACATTGTAAGCGAATGGCACTTGCTAATCCACCACTTGGCGGACCTCAGACGGTGGAAGTTATTAAGACGGAGGAAAAGGGGTCTGATGTCAATTTGGCCACTTGGTTACTATTTGACTGCTTTCGCAACGAATATGACGTGGCTGTGGTGATCTCTAATGATTCTGATTTGGTAGAGCCAATCAAAATCGTGAGATATGAGTTCGGACGCGAAGTTGGAGTGGTGAACCCACAAAAATACAGAACCAGTTTCGAGTTGGCAAAGATAGCATCATTCTGCCGCAAGATTCGAGATAATGCGCTCAAATCAAGCCAGTTTCCGCCCGTTCTTACTGATGCACACGGGTCGTTTTCGAAACCAGCTGAGTGGTAG
- a CDS encoding serine/threonine protein kinase codes for MTLHAGDILAGKYEIIAEIGKGGFGKIYLGHDKGMDRPVAIKELSHDRAELSPEEYEDYARRFHKEAQIVSRLLHPNVAAAYALETDADGTIYLIMEYVDGGSLKTILEERGPLEPEKVVRIGVDICNAIEAIWRHDIVHRDIKPSNILVTKDWQAKLTDFGVAQLGHETRRTQEAKSHPGTPAYKSPEQATTTGYLDQRSDIYALGLVLYELLTGKLYLRNRVTPRQQNPKVPAALSMVIMKALAENPNDRYQSAEAFRAALERSLKSNVLADVQAAMSSLNVNPSLVIGVLALIAAVALFLAGRSFTNARQRAAMATSAALSLTQTRAAELTYTETPTPTNPALAGDPYEPDDEDPRPIALGETQQHSFNPHGDVDRVSFLVKAGHWYAAITSQLSLGVDTKLVVNVAGRTYENDDVVPGALASEVRFQAPADAQAVVAIYNLNQFGPDRTYEITVVELPPTPTPTSTGTPLPTGTPTFTPTRTDTPTSTPTRTATNTPTVTNTPTETRTPTQTRTPTETRTPTQTRTRTPTATYTVTKTPTETRTPTETHTPTVTLTPTETSTPTETATPTDTATPTETSTPTETPTETPTETPTETPTTPSPGSIR; via the coding sequence ATGACATTGCACGCGGGCGACATCCTGGCAGGCAAATACGAGATCATCGCCGAGATCGGGAAGGGCGGGTTCGGGAAGATTTACCTGGGCCACGACAAGGGCATGGATCGCCCCGTCGCCATCAAAGAGTTGTCCCATGACCGCGCCGAACTGAGCCCCGAAGAGTACGAAGACTACGCACGGCGTTTTCACAAAGAGGCACAGATCGTCAGCCGGCTCCTGCATCCCAACGTAGCGGCTGCCTACGCCTTGGAAACCGACGCCGACGGCACCATCTACCTGATCATGGAATACGTGGATGGGGGCAGCCTCAAGACTATCCTGGAGGAGCGAGGACCTCTGGAGCCAGAGAAAGTCGTCCGCATCGGGGTAGATATATGCAATGCCATCGAAGCCATCTGGCGACACGACATCGTCCACCGCGACATCAAGCCCAGCAACATCCTGGTGACCAAGGATTGGCAGGCCAAACTCACCGATTTCGGTGTGGCGCAATTGGGTCACGAAACCCGTCGCACCCAGGAGGCCAAGAGCCACCCCGGCACACCGGCCTACAAATCGCCGGAGCAGGCCACTACCACTGGATACCTCGACCAACGCTCTGACATCTATGCCCTCGGCCTCGTTCTCTATGAACTGCTGACCGGCAAACTCTACCTGCGCAACCGCGTGACGCCGCGCCAGCAGAATCCCAAAGTGCCGGCCGCCCTGAGCATGGTCATCATGAAAGCCCTGGCCGAGAACCCGAACGATCGCTATCAATCGGCGGAAGCGTTTCGCGCCGCCCTCGAGCGTTCGCTGAAGAGCAATGTGCTCGCCGATGTGCAGGCAGCCATGTCCAGCCTGAACGTGAACCCTTCGCTGGTGATCGGGGTACTGGCATTGATTGCGGCGGTGGCTCTCTTTTTGGCGGGCAGGTCCTTCACCAATGCTCGCCAGCGCGCTGCGATGGCCACGAGCGCGGCGCTCAGCCTCACCCAGACCCGAGCCGCGGAGTTGACCTATACCGAGACGCCAACTCCCACGAACCCGGCGTTAGCAGGCGACCCTTATGAGCCAGATGATGAGGACCCACGCCCCATCGCTTTGGGCGAGACACAGCAGCACTCCTTCAACCCGCACGGCGATGTGGATCGAGTATCGTTTCTGGTGAAAGCGGGGCACTGGTATGCGGCGATCACGTCGCAATTGTCTCTGGGCGTGGACACAAAGTTGGTGGTGAATGTGGCCGGGCGCACCTACGAGAATGACGACGTGGTGCCCGGTGCTCTGGCTTCCGAGGTGCGCTTCCAGGCTCCGGCCGATGCCCAAGCGGTGGTAGCGATCTACAACCTCAACCAGTTTGGCCCCGACAGAACCTATGAGATCACGGTGGTCGAATTGCCGCCGACACCCACCCCCACGAGCACAGGGACTCCGCTGCCCACTGGGACGCCCACTTTCACTCCCACGCGCACGGATACGCCCACCAGCACGCCCACTCGCACGGCTACCAATACTCCGACGGTGACGAATACGCCCACTGAAACGCGCACTCCAACGCAGACTCGCACGCCAACGGAAACACGCACACCGACCCAGACGCGCACTCGCACGCCCACCGCCACCTACACGGTGACGAAGACGCCCACCGAGACGCGCACGCCTACTGAAACTCACACGCCAACGGTGACGCTCACGCCCACTGAGACCTCTACGCCGACAGAGACGGCCACTCCCACCGATACGGCTACCCCTACAGAGACATCCACGCCGACGGAAACGCCCACGGAGACGCCTACGGAGACACCGACGGAAACGCCTACTACACCATCCCCCGGCTCCATAAGGTAA
- the scpB gene encoding SMC-Scp complex subunit ScpB yields MADVENAETEENILPPPTPEQIPALLEALLFVADEPVEVRSLASVLGVDVAAVEQGLEQLTGDHAGRGLALQRKGDKVQLTTAPEAAPYIERFLGLGYSGRLSQAALETLAIIAYQQPITRADIEAIRGVNCDAVLRTLLSRGLIAEVGRLEQVGRPILYGTTFAFLQYFGLQSLEQLPPLDTKRERISSRWF; encoded by the coding sequence GTGGCTGACGTGGAGAATGCGGAGACCGAAGAGAATATCTTGCCACCGCCAACGCCAGAGCAAATACCGGCTTTGTTGGAGGCCCTCCTCTTCGTGGCCGATGAGCCAGTAGAGGTGAGGTCCCTGGCCTCTGTGCTCGGGGTGGATGTGGCGGCAGTCGAGCAGGGGCTTGAGCAATTGACCGGGGATCACGCCGGGCGGGGCCTGGCCCTCCAGCGCAAGGGTGACAAGGTGCAATTGACCACTGCTCCGGAGGCGGCCCCGTATATCGAGCGCTTCCTGGGACTGGGGTACTCGGGGAGGCTTTCCCAAGCCGCCCTGGAGACGCTGGCGATCATCGCCTACCAGCAGCCCATCACCAGAGCCGACATCGAGGCCATTCGCGGGGTGAACTGCGACGCAGTATTGCGGACGCTCCTATCCCGAGGCTTGATCGCCGAGGTGGGTCGCCTGGAACAGGTCGGTCGTCCCATTCTCTACGGTACCACCTTCGCCTTCCTGCAATACTTCGGTTTGCAGAGCCTGGAACAATTGCCTCCCCTAGACACCAAAAGGGAACGGATATCCTCCCGCTGGTTCTGA
- the rplS gene encoding 50S ribosomal protein L19, producing MTDLLASVEAQAKKPEIPDLRPGDTVRVHNRIVEGDRERVQVFQGTVMRLRKSGPNANFTVRRIASHGVGVERTFFLHSPRVEKIEIVRHAHVRRAQLYYLRGRRGKTSRLREKRAAVVTETEEATP from the coding sequence ATGACAGATTTGTTGGCATCCGTGGAAGCACAAGCGAAGAAACCAGAAATCCCGGACCTGCGCCCGGGCGATACAGTGCGCGTCCATAACCGCATTGTGGAGGGTGACCGCGAACGAGTGCAAGTGTTCCAGGGCACCGTGATGCGCTTGCGCAAGAGCGGGCCTAACGCCAATTTCACCGTGCGGCGTATTGCCAGCCACGGCGTGGGCGTGGAACGCACTTTCTTCTTACACTCGCCGCGCGTCGAGAAGATCGAGATAGTCCGCCACGCGCACGTGCGGCGGGCGCAACTCTACTACCTGCGCGGCAGGCGGGGCAAAACCAGCCGCCTGCGCGAGAAGCGCGCCGCAGTGGTAACGGAAACGGAAGAGGCGACTCCATAG
- a CDS encoding ribonuclease HII gives METPTLDEERALMRDGYHRIAGLDEAGRGALAGPVVAAALMLPLEDRDHEDILSAMAGVRDSKMLTPQARQALFPHILRFACAVGVGLVWQQEIDAFGIVAATRRAMTMAVRALPIPPDHLIVDSLTLPQVCIPQRVLIRADSSVLSVACASIVAKVVRDHLMTCAEATYSGYGFSQHKGYGTPQHLRALAELGPCALHRLSFAPLRGVSPTCAENATLA, from the coding sequence ATGGAAACCCCTACGCTGGACGAAGAACGGGCGCTGATGCGGGATGGCTATCACCGGATTGCTGGCCTCGATGAGGCGGGACGAGGCGCGCTGGCCGGCCCAGTGGTCGCCGCCGCCCTGATGTTGCCTCTCGAAGATCGGGACCACGAGGACATCCTCTCCGCAATGGCAGGTGTGCGCGACTCGAAAATGCTGACCCCACAGGCTCGCCAAGCGCTTTTCCCCCACATCTTGCGTTTCGCCTGCGCCGTTGGCGTAGGCTTAGTGTGGCAGCAGGAAATTGATGCCTTTGGCATCGTGGCCGCCACCCGGCGGGCGATGACAATGGCTGTCCGCGCCCTGCCGATTCCCCCCGATCACCTGATTGTGGACTCCCTCACTCTGCCCCAGGTCTGTATCCCGCAACGCGTTCTGATCCGCGCCGACAGTTCTGTCCTCTCCGTGGCTTGCGCTTCCATCGTCGCCAAGGTGGTGCGCGATCACTTGATGACGTGCGCCGAGGCCACCTACAGCGGTTACGGTTTCAGCCAGCACAAGGGCTACGGCACTCCTCAGCACCTCCGCGCTCTGGCAGAACTGGGGCCCTGCGCCTTGCACCGTTTATCCTTCGCCCCCTTGAGAGGTGTATCACCCACCTGCGCAGAAAACGCCACGCTTGCATGA
- a CDS encoding YfhO family protein has protein sequence MLPAWQRFARNGWLPLLLLVGVIFWRATTLQGIFYFGDIYQLHYPLRVAYANALRSGTLPFWSPDIAAGYPLLAEGQLGALYPPNLLFHLLLDVPWTINATVLFHFVLASWGMYAFARALGLRRAGAYLAGIVYALSGFLIAHLNHLNILSCAAWLPWLFLLTRRCIRGERWTDVLALAVLWALEFLAGHPQIALLSALAVGSYALALPAVERIGKPRRGVLASASALVLGLLLAAPQLLPTYELTTLSSRAGGLDPKFFTSFSLHPAYLATLLSPFLRGNPYPNISVELVGYLGILPLALASLALPLRRDRITRYFVGLALVSLLLAFGRWNPLYAYFLRLPPLNLFRVPARYLYTFTFAGAVLAGLAADRLLARARGTERHRLAAGVALSCALAGIAALALPLEALLTAWRLLPLVWMVAGGAVLFMAWRGALGRRTLAILFLSLALLDLIAFTAVYNRTYNDVMPYQDFIAPPRSLGFFAGQDPSAYRILTHEGIVPVLSVMRESFYPNISIAHGVPSANALFPLLPRAYQDYMAHLTSRMADALGIRYFLIPQLLPVDEDTEFYDLENPLAPSLVGRALDFEPITVTQVEIESYVSHSASVGDGVLAAEVVLRLVDGRERRLPLRVGLETAEWAYDRDDVWENVAHDRPTVARTWPARSGFPPRDHPGHSYLAAITFQEPLVITGVRIEPALPRAFVRVERVRFTTVNGDTVLLSHLVGESDFALVYRSEDVAIYENRDAMPRAYLVHRAEVVASDEEALARLQARDFSPREVVYLLDGEGRPTGPPGSDDVVIVEEYAPMRVSLTTISDADGYLVLADSYYPGWRAYVDGVETPVCRANLMMRAVYVPAGRHAVTFVYKPRMFRLGFVLAGLAVVGMGGVRGVKKLTKRESCAILIL, from the coding sequence ATGCTCCCGGCTTGGCAACGGTTCGCTCGTAACGGTTGGCTGCCTTTGCTCCTGTTGGTCGGCGTGATCTTCTGGCGGGCGACCACACTGCAGGGCATCTTCTACTTCGGCGACATCTATCAACTGCACTATCCCCTGCGCGTGGCTTATGCCAATGCCCTCCGCTCCGGCACGCTGCCCTTCTGGAGCCCCGATATTGCCGCCGGCTACCCGTTGCTCGCCGAAGGGCAGTTGGGCGCACTGTACCCGCCCAATCTCCTTTTTCACCTGCTCCTGGATGTCCCCTGGACCATCAATGCCACGGTGCTATTTCATTTCGTGTTGGCGTCCTGGGGGATGTACGCCTTTGCTCGGGCCCTGGGCCTGCGCCGGGCTGGGGCCTATCTGGCGGGCATCGTTTACGCGTTGAGTGGCTTTCTCATCGCCCACCTGAATCACCTGAACATCCTGTCCTGTGCGGCTTGGCTGCCCTGGCTGTTCCTGCTCACGCGGCGCTGCATCCGAGGGGAGCGATGGACGGATGTCTTGGCTCTGGCAGTGCTGTGGGCACTGGAATTCTTGGCTGGACACCCTCAGATCGCGCTCCTGAGCGCTTTGGCGGTGGGGAGTTATGCCCTGGCGCTACCTGCCGTAGAAAGGATTGGGAAGCCGAGACGTGGCGTCTTGGCCAGTGCCAGCGCCCTGGTGCTGGGCTTGCTGCTGGCCGCGCCCCAACTCCTGCCCACCTATGAATTGACGACCCTTTCCTCGCGCGCTGGCGGCCTGGACCCTAAATTCTTCACCTCTTTCTCCCTCCATCCCGCTTACCTGGCCACATTGCTCTCGCCGTTCCTACGCGGCAACCCGTATCCGAACATCTCGGTGGAACTGGTGGGCTATCTGGGCATATTGCCGCTGGCTCTGGCGTCCCTGGCCTTGCCCCTGCGACGGGATCGGATCACGAGATATTTTGTGGGGCTGGCCCTGGTCTCGCTGTTGCTGGCCTTCGGGCGCTGGAATCCTTTATATGCATATTTCCTGCGCCTGCCGCCCCTCAATCTCTTCCGCGTCCCGGCGCGATATCTCTACACATTCACCTTCGCCGGGGCAGTGCTGGCTGGTCTGGCCGCCGACCGCCTGTTGGCACGGGCGCGCGGAACGGAGCGTCATCGGCTGGCAGCGGGAGTGGCTTTGTCTTGCGCGTTGGCGGGGATAGCGGCACTCGCCTTGCCACTCGAGGCTTTGCTGACTGCCTGGCGGCTGCTGCCGCTGGTGTGGATGGTGGCGGGTGGAGCGGTGCTATTCATGGCCTGGCGGGGCGCGCTGGGTCGTCGGACATTGGCTATCCTTTTCCTGTCCCTGGCGCTCTTGGACCTCATCGCCTTCACTGCGGTGTACAACCGCACCTACAACGACGTGATGCCATACCAAGACTTCATCGCCCCGCCGCGCTCCCTGGGCTTCTTCGCCGGTCAGGATCCGTCTGCCTACCGCATCCTGACCCACGAGGGTATCGTGCCCGTCCTGTCTGTGATGCGCGAGTCCTTCTACCCGAATATCTCCATCGCTCACGGTGTCCCCAGCGCCAACGCCCTGTTCCCCCTCCTCCCCCGCGCCTACCAGGACTATATGGCTCACCTCACCTCGCGGATGGCGGATGCCCTCGGTATCCGCTATTTCCTGATCCCACAACTCCTGCCGGTAGATGAGGATACGGAATTCTACGATCTGGAGAACCCGCTCGCGCCCAGTCTGGTGGGTCGGGCGCTGGATTTCGAGCCCATCACGGTAACACAAGTGGAGATCGAGTCCTACGTCAGCCATTCGGCCAGCGTGGGGGATGGCGTGCTGGCGGCGGAGGTGGTGCTGCGCCTGGTGGATGGGCGGGAGCGGCGTTTGCCCCTGCGCGTGGGGTTGGAGACCGCCGAGTGGGCCTACGACCGCGACGACGTGTGGGAGAACGTGGCCCACGACCGCCCGACGGTGGCGCGGACCTGGCCCGCTCGCTCGGGCTTCCCGCCCCGCGACCACCCAGGGCACTCTTATTTGGCAGCCATCACGTTCCAGGAGCCACTTGTCATAACCGGCGTGCGCATTGAGCCTGCCCTGCCGCGGGCATTCGTCCGCGTGGAGCGAGTGCGTTTCACCACGGTGAACGGCGATACCGTGCTCCTCTCGCATCTGGTGGGGGAGAGCGATTTCGCCCTGGTGTATCGCAGCGAGGACGTGGCCATCTACGAGAACCGCGACGCCATGCCGCGCGCCTATCTGGTGCACCGCGCCGAAGTGGTGGCTTCGGACGAGGAGGCGCTGGCACGGCTCCAGGCCCGGGATTTCTCGCCCCGGGAGGTGGTCTATCTGTTGGATGGGGAGGGGCGACCCACCGGGCCGCCCGGCTCAGACGACGTGGTGATCGTGGAGGAATATGCTCCCATGCGGGTCTCCCTCACGACCATCTCCGATGCCGATGGCTACTTGGTCCTGGCCGACAGTTACTATCCCGGCTGGCGTGCTTATGTGGATGGCGTCGAGACCCCAGTGTGCCGGGCCAATCTGATGATGCGCGCCGTCTATGTCCCGGCCGGGCGGCACGCTGTTACGTTCGTTTACAAGCCGCGGATGTTCCGGTTGGGATTCGTCTTGGCGGGCCTGGCGGTGGTGGGGATGGGGGGAGTGAGAGGAGTGAAAAAGTTGACAAAACGCGAAAGTTGTGCTATATTAATTTTGTAA
- a CDS encoding YraN family protein, giving the protein MPKANRRQRTGRRGEELAVAKLAALGCQIVTRNYRCPYGEVDIICQDGSALAFVEVRARTGDDYGSPEESVTPAKQARLANVAAHYLQENEMEASDWRIDLVAIELDSDGSVRRVEWIKNAVTE; this is encoded by the coding sequence GTGCCAAAAGCCAATCGTCGCCAGAGAACTGGCCGGCGGGGAGAAGAGCTCGCCGTCGCGAAACTCGCTGCGCTGGGGTGTCAAATCGTGACCCGGAACTACCGCTGCCCTTACGGAGAGGTAGACATAATATGCCAGGACGGCTCGGCTCTGGCCTTCGTGGAGGTGCGCGCCAGGACGGGTGACGACTACGGTTCGCCGGAGGAATCGGTGACCCCGGCCAAACAGGCACGGTTGGCGAATGTGGCGGCGCACTACCTGCAAGAAAACGAGATGGAAGCGTCCGACTGGCGCATAGACTTGGTGGCAATTGAGTTGGACTCGGATGGCAGCGTGCGGCGCGTGGAATGGATAAAGAACGCCGTGACCGAATGA
- the miaA gene encoding tRNA (adenosine(37)-N6)-dimethylallyltransferase MiaA, protein MNADSIPLVVLVGPTGVGKTALALSLAERIHLEVISADSRQVYRYMDIGTAKPSTEEQRRVRHHLIDIVDPDEEFTLAQYQALAYEAIEEIWSRGALPLLVGGTGLYVKAVVEGWTIPRVPPDSALRRRLEDLAEAEGAAALHQRLRTLDPVAAARIDPRNVRRVIRALEVCERMDQPISDLQRKEPPPYRILQLGLTMPRPLLYERIDRRVDEMIARGLVAEVEGLVARGYHYDLPSMSGLGYRQIGAYLQGKMSLAEAIADIKRQTRRFVRQQYNWFRLSDPRIRWLDGTTLPTDAAEQAIRAHVGAGERVRVTAP, encoded by the coding sequence ATGAACGCAGACTCGATCCCCTTGGTGGTGTTGGTCGGTCCGACGGGGGTGGGCAAGACTGCCCTGGCCTTGTCTCTGGCCGAGCGCATCCACCTGGAGGTGATTTCCGCCGATTCCCGGCAAGTGTACCGCTATATGGACATCGGCACCGCCAAGCCGAGCACCGAAGAGCAGCGCCGGGTGCGCCACCATCTGATAGACATCGTGGACCCGGATGAAGAGTTCACCCTGGCGCAATACCAAGCGCTGGCCTACGAGGCCATAGAGGAAATATGGTCACGCGGGGCATTGCCGCTCCTGGTGGGTGGAACTGGCTTATACGTCAAGGCAGTGGTGGAGGGATGGACGATCCCGCGGGTGCCGCCGGATAGTGCCTTGCGTCGTCGCCTGGAGGACCTGGCGGAGGCGGAGGGGGCGGCGGCACTACACCAGAGGCTGCGAACATTGGACCCGGTGGCGGCAGCGCGTATTGACCCGCGCAACGTGCGCCGGGTGATACGCGCCCTGGAAGTATGCGAACGAATGGATCAACCCATCTCGGATTTGCAGAGGAAAGAGCCCCCACCATACCGTATCCTGCAATTAGGGCTGACTATGCCCCGCCCACTGCTGTACGAGCGCATTGACCGACGGGTGGATGAGATGATCGCTCGCGGGCTGGTGGCAGAGGTGGAAGGGTTGGTGGCCCGCGGATACCACTACGATCTGCCTTCGATGTCGGGTCTGGGATACCGCCAGATCGGGGCGTATCTGCAAGGCAAAATGAGCCTGGCGGAGGCAATCGCCGACATCAAGCGACAGACACGACGCTTTGTGCGCCAGCAATACAACTGGTTCCGCCTATCGGATCCGCGCATTCGCTGGTTGGATGGCACGACGTTGCCCACCGACGCGGCTGAACAGGCCATTCGAGCCCACGTAGGCGCAGGAGAGAGAGTGAGGGTGACTGCACCATGA